The Elusimicrobiota bacterium genome contains the following window.
CTATTTTATAAAATGAACTTATAAATAATTTTACTTGCTGTATTTGCTTATCACTTCAAGCAGTGTAGCCTTTTTAAGCGGCTTTGTTATATACATATCACTTCCCGCTTCAATGCTTTTATTGATCACTTCTCTTAAAACATCAGCTGTAAGAGCTACAATGGGAGTATGCTTCTTTAAAGTTTCCGCTTCGTGCTTTCTTATATCCCTTATTGCCTCAAGGCCATCCTTAACAGGCATATGCAAATCCATTATAACAATATCATACTTATTTTCTTTGAATTTTTTTACCGCTATTTCCCCGTCTTCTGCCATATCAATGTTATGTTTTCCGTCTCTCAAATAAAGCCCGATTAATGCGCGGTTATCTTCAGAATCTTCCGCAAGAAGAATATTCAGTTTCTTTTTCGGCGCTGCGTATTCCGCCTCTTTTTGATGTTTTACTATTTGCTCATTTTTTTCTTTTACAATGCTGTCTATCGCCCTGAAAAGATAGGAATAAAGTATCGGTTTGAATATATATTGCGCATCAATTAAATGCATCCTGCTTAAAATCTCGGGGGTTCTTTCCTGAAGCATTACTACAATTTTTAAATCTTTTAATTTTAAATCCTGCCTAATAGTCCGTAAAAGCGACGACATGTCGCTTGAAATATCTTTTTCCAGCCCGATAAAAAGAACATCATACGGATTTTTTCCCTTTTCAGTTTCCGCCAATTCAGAAACGGCATTTTTTTCATTCTCTGTTTCTGAAACTATAAGCCCGTTTTTTCCTAATGCGTTTGCAACTCTTTCACGAATTGCTTTGTCTTTGTCTATAACCAGTACTTTAATGATATGGCCGTCAACGGTTTTTGAATCGCATTTCATCAGCTCGTCTTGATATTTAAACCCCGCGGTAAAGAAAAACCTGCTCCCGGCGCTTTCTTTGCTTTCAATCCATATTTTTCCACCCATCAGATGCACAAGCTGGTCCGATATAGCAAGCCCCAGCCCGGTGCCTCCGTATTTCCTTGTTGTTGAAGAATCTGCCTGCGCAAAGCTTTCAAAAACAGTATGCAGTTTGTCTTCCGGAATGCCGATGCCGGTATCCTCAACACAAAATAAAATGGTTGCTTCATTTTTTTTAAGTTCATAATTGCCTGCCTTAATCGAAACTTTGCCTTTTTGGGTAAATTTTACCGCATTTCCGACAAGATTTATTAATATCTGGCGAAGCCTGTTTGCGTCACCTATTAAAAAACTTACGACGTTTTTCTCTATATTGTACTCCAAAGTTATTCCTTTCTGTGAAGCATGAACTTGAAATATTTCCAATATCTGCTGAATAATTTCTTCCAAATTAAAATTGGTATAGTAAAGAGCCATTTTTTTTGCTTCAATTTTTGAAAGATCCAGTATATCGTTAATTAAAGATAAGAGAGTATCCCCGGATTTTTTTAAAATTGAGACATATTCTTTCTGCTGGTCAGTTAACTTTGTTTCGGCAAAAAGATCCGCGATGCCGATAATTGAATTTAAAGGAGTTCTTATTTCGTGGCTCATATTTGCTAAAAATTCGCTTTTTGCTTTTGTTGCAAAGTCGGCCTCTTCCTTGGCAAGAACTAAAGCTTCCATGATTTTTTTATCTTCGGCCAGAAATTCATTTTTTTTCTTTAATATGTTTAGAATAAATTCCGAAGAAAAAGCTGAAAGAAAAAAAACAGATAAAATAGTAATGCTAAGCCGGGCTGCCGGCGATAAAAAGGCTTTGCCGAAAACAGAAAGCAAAATTCCTGCTGCATAAACCGTAAAAAAAAGGCCCAGCCAGATCCATGTCCTTTTTTTTACGGCTTCTTTTTCAAAAATAATGATTGAAATAATAATTACGGTAAGTAAAAGCACATATACTAAGGATACAATCTCGGATTGACTTCTGATAAGAAATATATTCATCTTTTTAGAAAAATAGTTTAAAAAATCTCAAGATCCCTTGTCCCCAGGGGACGCGATGCGAAATGCCGCTGGTATTTTTAAAGTTACTTAAATTTTCCAGGTACCATTTATAATTTCTGATAAGAGCGTCTTTATTGGAAAATTTCGGCTTAAAACCCAAAAGATTCTCGGCTTTTTCTATTGAAACAAATGAATCGGTGGACGCAGTTTCATAAACCCACTTGTAAAGAGGCGATAACTTAAAAAACTCTAAAATACGAAGCGTCCAAATTAACGGCCCGGCAGGAAACGGTATTATTTTTTTTCTAAAACCAGCATAATCTAAAACTGCCTGGTAGTCTTCGCCCATTGTAGTAAATTCTTTTGCTCCGATATTAAAAGTGTCGTTAACTTTTTGCTTTTCAAGCGTTGCGCAAAGATAAATTGATTCGCAAAGATCTTCTACATCTAAAAGCTGATACCTGTTTTTACCGTTTCCTATCATTGGAAAGTTTTTCCCGTCTTTAGCCCAGTCGTACAAGAGAGCAAATACTCCCAGCCTTTCCGGCCCGATAAAAGATTTTGGCCTTATAATTGGAACGCACATGCCTTTTGCTCTATATCCTAAACAGACTTCTTCGGCCATTATTTTTGCCTTGCCGTAGGGGCCGACGCCGCAAAGTTTGTCCGTTTCAAATAGAGGATGGTGATCGGGAATTCCGTACACCGCTGTTGAAGAAATAAGTATAAAACGATCAACATTTTCTTTATAAGCCGCTTCAATAAGGTTTCTCGTGCCATCAACATCGGTTGAGAATATATCTTCTTTTTTGTATAAAGGCAGGGCAGCAGCCGCGTGAACCGCTATATCAATGCCTTTCATCGCTTTTTCAACCAGGCTTTTATCCCTTATGTCTCCTTTTATGATGCGAACTTTATTTTTAACATCTTCATAATTAAAATCCGAAAAATCCAGGGACACAACTTCCTGCCCTTTACTTAAAAGATATCTGATTAAATTGATGCCGAGAAATCCTGCTCCGCCAGTAATCAAATACTTTTTGCCCATTATTTTTCCTTTCTTGAAACAAATATTATTGTATTTTAATGAAGCTCCCGCGATAGGAGAGACTGTGCCATAACTCTTCGTGTTGTCATCCCGATCCGCCTTGGGCGGACGGGATCTCGACTTTCAAAAACAGACCCTGAAACAAGTTCAGGGTGACAGACTGAGAGATGCTGAAATAAATCCAGTGGTTCCCCCCGGGCAAGCCCGGGGCACCAACATCTTAAAGACTTGAGGCGATACTCCGTATCGCCCTTTGGCATTCACCCCCGGACAAGTCCGGGGAGCTCTGAGCCGCCAAAGATTCTGATCCGCCCAGGGCGGACAGAATGACATCAGGGATATATTTTAGCAATTACTGCACAGTCTCAGAAGTCGGGGGTTCTCCCTGCCCGCCGGCAGGCGCGGTGCGAATCTGAATAACCATGCTTTCGCCTTCAGGAACAGATTTTGTAGAAACTTTAAACTTATAGGTTTTTTTTGCAATTAAAATTTCAATCGTTCCTTCTTGCGGTTTTTTAAATTCATTTATATTCATGTCACTAACAGCCTTAAGACGGGAAATCACCATAATGCCGGTTTCCCATTTAAGGTCAAAAAAATCTTTCAACTCGCCCTTCACATTAAATCTGACTTTTATTTTATTCTTTACGGGCTCAATTCTAATATCGCTTGCCCCTTCATTTATCGCGGTATAGAGTATCTGATTTGTTATATATTTCACAGAACTTTTTTCGGAATCCTTGCTGTTGACATTTCCTAGAATAGTATCTTTAGCCAGTTCTTCCGCTATATCTTTATTTTTAAAAATTTTGGTATCTTCATAAGAGATGGCCTTCTCAAAACCTGTGTCTAAATCCATGTTCATTCTAAAAAAAGTGTTAATGGTTTCCTTTGAGGCAATGGATATTTCCACCTTATCTGTTCCGGCAAAATATGACAAGCTATTCATTATATCCGTATCAAACGGATTGCTTAAAATAAATTTTAGTTTGCCGCTATTGTCGCTTACCGCAATAATAAAGTTTTTCTTTGAAAAAAGTGTCGGGAGTTTTCCTAGAGCAATTTCTTCAGGGTCTATGAAAGCATAATAACTTACTCCGAGATATTCCGAAATCAGTTTTGCCGCTTCATTTTCAGATAACCCTATTATCGTAAGAAAGCTATAGATTTCATCGTGGGTGAGAATTTTTAATTCTTTGGTTTTATGCTCGTCAAGCTTAAATTTAGACGATATATATTTTTTAAATTCTAAAAAGCTGTGCTGCGCTTTTGGGTGCTTTTCGGCTTCGCTGCCTTTTTCCTCTTTAATTTCCTGGTATTTTTCCCACTTTTTTTGAATATTTAAGAATTTTCCGACCTCTTTTAAAAGATCTTCCTTTTTAAACGGTTTTGCAATGTATCCTGTCGCCCCTAACGCAAACGCCTTTGCTTTATCTTGCTCCTCATCCAGCACCGTCATAAATACTATCGGAATATTTTTTGTTTCCGGCAGACACTTAAGCTTAATACATATTTCATATCCGGACATCGACGGCATTATTACGTCAAGAAGAATGAGGTCGGGTTTCAAGCTCTTTGCAACCTCAATTATTCCTTTTACATCTTGCAGGGTTTTAATCCGGTAATCTTCGCCCGACAAATATTTTTCTACCAGATCGCATATTTCTTTGTTATCGTCAATTGCTAAAATAAATGGTTTTTCCACATTACTCATATTCAACCCTTATGTTGTTCATAAAATCAATGAATTCAGAAATTAAATTCTCTATGGATTTAATATCTTTAGTTTTTGCCGCTTTACTGATTTTTTCTCCCAGCGCTGTTATTTGGTAAAATCCGTACCCTCCGCCGACTCCTTGAAGGGTGTGTCCCATAATTCTGATTGCCTCAAAATCATTTTTATTTAAAGCATCCTGCAAGTTTTCTATGTCTTTTTTTCTATTTTGCAGAAATTTTGGAATAAGTTCCTGCAATTCTTTGTTTATTTTTATAATTATTTTTTCCGTTTGTTCGCTCATTTTAACTTGACAATTCCGCCCTGCTTGCTGGGCGGAGGTTCATTCTATTTTTTTAGATGCGCTTAATCGCCGCTTATCTTTCTCTTAACTCTCGCTGGATTTCTCTGTTAATGCTTTTTTTTCTTAGCGCTTCTCTCTTATCAGAAACATTCTTGCCTTTTCCAAGGCCTAAAAGCACTTTAGCGATCCCTCTTTTTGAAAAAAATACTTCAAGCGGTATCAATGCTAAGCCCTTCTCGCGCATTTTAGAAAATAAATGATTTATCTGCTGTTTATGGAGCAAAAGTTTTCTAAGCCTTGTAGGATCATAATCTATTACATGGGTTGACTGGTGTAAATAAGGGGATATGTGCACGTTTGCAAGATATGCTTCTTCTTTCTTAAAATTGACATAGCCATCGGTTAAATTTATATGCCCATTTCTTAAAGATTTTACTTCGTAGCCTGCCAGCATTATTCCTGCCTCGTAGGTTTCAAGTATTTTATAATTGTGGTAAGCTTTCCTGTTAGTTGCAGCAGTCTTTTTTTCCAAAGGATTTTTTTGCCTCTCCTTAGGGTCACTAAAAAAACTCGTATTTTGTGTGAGTATTGTGTGCTTTGGTATAAAATTCTCTCAGTTTTTCTTAAGCAATTTATTCATCACCCAAACTACTAATTACACATTACTAACTACAGTAAAATTCGAGCAGAGCGAGAAAAGTCAATACTTTGTGTGAGTATTTTGTACTTTGGTATAAAATTCTCACGGTTTTTCTTAAATGTTTTATTCATTGCCCAAACTACTAATCACAAACTACTAACTACTGTAAAATTCGAACAAAGTGAGAATTTTATATGCCGAAGGGGGGATTTGAACCCCCACCCCCTTGCAGGGACAGGCTTCTGAGACCTGCGTGTCTGCCAGTTCCACCACCTCGGCATTAAGTAACAGTTACTAGAGACCAGATACCAGCCACCAGTAACGACAAAAACATAACAGAAAAACTATGGAACAACCGCTGAAAGCGGTTCGTGGAATTTATCCAGCACATTATA
Protein-coding sequences here:
- a CDS encoding ATP-binding protein, whose product is MNIFLIRSQSEIVSLVYVLLLTVIIISIIIFEKEAVKKRTWIWLGLFFTVYAAGILLSVFGKAFLSPAARLSITILSVFFLSAFSSEFILNILKKKNEFLAEDKKIMEALVLAKEEADFATKAKSEFLANMSHEIRTPLNSIIGIADLFAETKLTDQQKEYVSILKKSGDTLLSLINDILDLSKIEAKKMALYYTNFNLEEIIQQILEIFQVHASQKGITLEYNIEKNVVSFLIGDANRLRQILINLVGNAVKFTQKGKVSIKAGNYELKKNEATILFCVEDTGIGIPEDKLHTVFESFAQADSSTTRKYGGTGLGLAISDQLVHLMGGKIWIESKESAGSRFFFTAGFKYQDELMKCDSKTVDGHIIKVLVIDKDKAIRERVANALGKNGLIVSETENEKNAVSELAETEKGKNPYDVLFIGLEKDISSDMSSLLRTIRQDLKLKDLKIVVMLQERTPEILSRMHLIDAQYIFKPILYSYLFRAIDSIVKEKNEQIVKHQKEAEYAAPKKKLNILLAEDSEDNRALIGLYLRDGKHNIDMAEDGEIAVKKFKENKYDIVIMDLHMPVKDGLEAIRDIRKHEAETLKKHTPIVALTADVLREVINKSIEAGSDMYITKPLKKATLLEVISKYSK
- a CDS encoding NAD(P)-dependent oxidoreductase: MGKKYLITGGAGFLGINLIRYLLSKGQEVVSLDFSDFNYEDVKNKVRIIKGDIRDKSLVEKAMKGIDIAVHAAAALPLYKKEDIFSTDVDGTRNLIEAAYKENVDRFILISSTAVYGIPDHHPLFETDKLCGVGPYGKAKIMAEEVCLGYRAKGMCVPIIRPKSFIGPERLGVFALLYDWAKDGKNFPMIGNGKNRYQLLDVEDLCESIYLCATLEKQKVNDTFNIGAKEFTTMGEDYQAVLDYAGFRKKIIPFPAGPLIWTLRILEFFKLSPLYKWVYETASTDSFVSIEKAENLLGFKPKFSNKDALIRNYKWYLENLSNFKNTSGISHRVPWGQGILRFFKLFF
- a CDS encoding ATPase, T2SS/T4P/T4SS family, with product MSNVEKPFILAIDDNKEICDLVEKYLSGEDYRIKTLQDVKGIIEVAKSLKPDLILLDVIMPSMSGYEICIKLKCLPETKNIPIVFMTVLDEEQDKAKAFALGATGYIAKPFKKEDLLKEVGKFLNIQKKWEKYQEIKEEKGSEAEKHPKAQHSFLEFKKYISSKFKLDEHKTKELKILTHDEIYSFLTIIGLSENEAAKLISEYLGVSYYAFIDPEEIALGKLPTLFSKKNFIIAVSDNSGKLKFILSNPFDTDIMNSLSYFAGTDKVEISIASKETINTFFRMNMDLDTGFEKAISYEDTKIFKNKDIAEELAKDTILGNVNSKDSEKSSVKYITNQILYTAINEGASDIRIEPVKNKIKVRFNVKGELKDFFDLKWETGIMVISRLKAVSDMNINEFKKPQEGTIEILIAKKTYKFKVSTKSVPEGESMVIQIRTAPAGGQGEPPTSETVQ
- a CDS encoding Hpt domain-containing protein, which codes for MSEQTEKIIIKINKELQELIPKFLQNRKKDIENLQDALNKNDFEAIRIMGHTLQGVGGGYGFYQITALGEKISKAAKTKDIKSIENLISEFIDFMNNIRVEYE
- the smpB gene encoding SsrA-binding protein SmpB, producing the protein MEKKTAATNRKAYHNYKILETYEAGIMLAGYEVKSLRNGHINLTDGYVNFKKEEAYLANVHISPYLHQSTHVIDYDPTRLRKLLLHKQQINHLFSKMREKGLALIPLEVFFSKRGIAKVLLGLGKGKNVSDKREALRKKSINREIQRELRER